From a region of the Vagococcus coleopterorum genome:
- the murG gene encoding undecaprenyldiphospho-muramoylpentapeptide beta-N-acetylglucosaminyltransferase: MRVLVSGGGTGGHIYPAVSLVKAIKERHPEAEFLFVGTERGLESKIVPNAGIPFETIEIQGFRRSLSKENFKTVYLFMKSVRESKKIVKEFKPDVVVGTGGYVSAAVVYAASKLGVPTAIHEQNSVPGITNKFLSKRVDKIGLCFKDAAEFFPKDKIEMTGNPRGQEVVAIGESDILSSFGFTTDKKTVLIFGGSQGAWAINQAIESALSQFNERDYQVLIATGERYYESMVKKAEELNIDASRVALRPYLENMPEILNNLDLVVCRAGATSIAEITALGLPSILIPSPNVTNDHQTKNAMSLVNNNAASLLTDADLTGNNLVEAIDELVLDSEKLAKMAQASKAEGIPDAGDRLAEMVLSLIK; encoded by the coding sequence ATGAGAGTTTTAGTATCTGGTGGAGGAACGGGTGGTCATATTTATCCGGCTGTTTCCTTGGTGAAAGCAATTAAAGAGCGTCATCCAGAAGCGGAGTTCCTTTTTGTTGGAACTGAACGTGGATTGGAAAGCAAAATTGTACCGAATGCAGGAATTCCTTTTGAAACAATTGAAATTCAAGGTTTCCGTCGTTCGTTAAGTAAAGAAAACTTTAAAACAGTTTATTTGTTTATGAAGAGCGTTCGTGAGTCTAAAAAAATTGTCAAAGAATTTAAGCCAGATGTTGTGGTTGGAACGGGTGGCTACGTTTCGGCAGCAGTTGTCTATGCTGCAAGTAAATTAGGTGTGCCGACCGCTATTCATGAACAAAATAGCGTTCCTGGTATTACCAATAAATTTTTATCGAAACGAGTGGATAAAATTGGACTGTGTTTCAAAGATGCAGCTGAATTCTTTCCGAAAGATAAAATTGAAATGACAGGTAATCCACGTGGACAAGAAGTCGTTGCCATCGGGGAATCAGATATCTTATCAAGCTTTGGCTTTACTACTGACAAAAAAACTGTTTTGATTTTTGGTGGTAGTCAAGGTGCATGGGCAATCAACCAAGCGATTGAGTCGGCGTTAAGCCAATTTAATGAGCGTGATTACCAAGTGTTAATAGCGACAGGTGAGCGTTACTACGAAAGTATGGTCAAAAAGGCAGAAGAATTAAATATCGATGCTAGTCGAGTTGCTTTAAGACCCTACTTAGAAAATATGCCTGAAATTTTAAATAATCTTGATTTGGTGGTATGTCGTGCTGGTGCAACATCGATTGCTGAAATCACGGCATTAGGGTTACCATCAATTCTAATCCCAAGTCCGAATGTGACGAATGATCATCAAACTAAAAATGCGATGAGTTTGGTCAATAACAATGCAGCATCATTATTGACGGATGCGGATTTAACTGGAAATAATTTGGTAGAAGCAATAGATGAATTAGTCCTGGATTCTGAAAAATTAGCTAAGATGGCGCAAGCTTCTAAGGCGGAAGGAATACCAGATGCAGGAGATAGATTAGCGGAAATGGTATTGTCATTGATTAAATAA